tcgtcatgtcagactaagtccacctgcagggtttacatgacaaaccttatgagctcctcttggggacatcatcagcctagattactaggacacagtttccttttataatcaacaacacacactataaataatatcatttcccaacttatcgagcctattgatttatcaaactaaatctcaccctttgataagttaaagaaatgaatattaaatatatgtgcttgttattatattaggattaagagcacacacttccagaaTAACtaaggtcctgttcttttattaagtcagcacaaaaagaacttaccttaaatggttctgctcaatacactcaaagtgtactagtgtaattttatagtaaagataaactaataccaaattacattacgactattccaatgatttgtttctatccattttagtcatgagctactgtttataatctataaacaactgataacatgatcttctgtgtgtgacaccacacaccatgttatctataatataaattaattgaacaactacacttagcatataaatgtagacatttgacaatgtgattctttatttcaaaaataaatgtttacaaaaagctaggcttttagtatacactctaacatttttATGCTTCAAGCTTACATCTGGGTCAACTAGCTATGGATCTGGAGAGAGCtaacaaagttttaaaagatagAGTGGAAGAGCTACAGGTTACCCCTACTATTCCAGTGCTGCAATGATTCAATTACAAGGAAAAATATATTCACAAATCGAGCTTATCACTGGCATGGAGAAAACTCTACAAGACTGTCATCAATTGTTACAGTCCCAGGAGGCGGAGAAGAAAAACTTGGAGCTTCAATTACAAAGGAGTCAGTCTAAGATTCAGGTAGAGAGGGCTCTAAAAGATAGAGCTCTTTCAAATCTAGCTCGGAAAACCACACTTTTAGAAGGGCTACAACTATCACATGACTCTAGATCCCCTGAACTAACTCAAGAGTTAGCCACCAAAAACTTCTCATTGTTACACCAACAAGAGAAACTAAGAGCCCAAGATTCACAGATAACCTCCCTATTAGATGAGTTAGAACGGTCCAGAGCGGAACAAGCTACTATCAAGGTTGAGAGGGATAACCTTCAGTTTGAACTTCAAACGTATAAGGCAGGTGAGGATGAATATGCCAAGAATCAAGTCAGGTGTATACAACTACTATCAAGGAACTGATTATATatagctttttgttttccaagaatcaagtcaagattcttggaatccaATGTAAACTGTTCCAATatgatcttcaaatccttgacttgagttttaaggctagaattctcttcctcaagcttttgaacttgagttgaggttctagtCTGAATCGGGTCAGCCAAGGATTCGGAgttggtcacttctttaagggatgttacctcctttagaagtgatttgatccgaatattagatttagctaatttatgcattaaataattaattaaattgtataagCGAGAAATACTTACAGAGgagttaggcccttcggaaacggatacggatccatggcttctctaGGACTCAgcctccgattcgtcctcgcttcaagattcgttgatttggtcccgggccgtcATTACACGGAAACTCATATGTTCGAGTTCTTCATCGTCAGACTCTTCTGAAGAGGACTCATCTCAGGTCGCCTTCAGAGCTTTCTTCCTTGTTGGTTTCTTCGCGTCTTTCTGGTTTGGAcaattcgccttgatgtgccccttctttTTGACATCCTTCTTGTCGAAGCCTTTCTTCTTTCTGTAAAGCTTCCTCACCAGGTTGACGAGTTCGACCGTGAGCTCATCATCGTCATCGTCGTCATCTGAATCCTGTTCTTCTCCTGACTCCGATTCGATTCTGCATCTTGGTTTTGACTCGCGCGCTCTGCCTGTACCTGCAACTAAAGTTATACCCTTCTCGACCGCACGTGAGTTAATATGTTCATGCAATTTGAATTCTGAAAATAACTCATCCAATTTAATtgaagagagatccttggataccttgtaaggtattcctcggaaaatcATTTAGGGAATACCtgatgatatctctatattctatcttttgtccgattgcgtggagaccgttgaggaggtcttggatgagTGCTGCAATTGGcttgctgtttctccttcctgcaacttaatattatatagtttattaagaatAAGATCCCTCTTACTTACATTTGTATCGGACGTGCCCTTGTGCAActtgatcagcttctcccacaattTTTTGGCGCTCGAGAACGGGCTGACGCGGTTCAATTCCTCCTTCGttagtccacattggagggtgcaggtcactTTGACATTGACTTCTACTTTCTTGATTAGAGTCGCGTCCCAGTTTTCGTATGGTATTGGTTTGCCGGCGTCGTCAGTTAGTAGTTCGAGCccgattttgacgatcatccagactttaaaatgaatttgaaagtatgcttccatccgacccttctagtaaccgaagtcatctcttatgaagagcggtgggcgagcggtGATATAGCCTTCTTGGTGAGCCATTGAAGATCTAGcacgaaaaatgaaaaaaaacgtgtcccaagacttgatcctggattagtagtgcggtttaAAAGAGAAGATACTACACGATCTCGAGTGGTATTGCACAAACTTTgagataaattcgaatacgaaaaAATAGATCGGAAGACGGTAAGAATACCGATTCCAAAAAGCTGAAAGACACCACGGAAATGtacttgactggtggttgcaccaaatcgaagcgaccccgctctgataccaattgttggattgaaaagcgctagagggggggggtgaataacgctcgtggctttcacttatcgtaTTCGAAAATTCAACGAGAGTTAAGCAGCAgaataagaaaacaaacacacaaagacgccaagtatttacttggtttggagactagggcgactcctactccaaggcctacgctcgttgagcgtttactttaggtaataactatatcgcgcaaaaggTTACAACTTTAGAGTACAATATTAAAACTAAAGTAACAATTATACCGATGATGAAAATAGCAATCTTGAAGCGTCGAGTCATCGGGGTCTTGTCATAGCTTAGCcggatcgtcttgttagcagtATGCAGCTCAAAGATGTCTTGGAATTCGTTAAAATGCAAGTGCTGGTCGAGATCTCCTTGTATAGCCCGCTGAGGGCGCCCTCATCCGCGTCGAATCCGCCGCGCGGATGAGCTCTGAAGAAGTCCTCGCAgatcctcttgaaggcacctccatactCCTTAAGGGCACTTTCAAGGCTATCTGAGAAGCCTGaagcctccatgagggcacctccagcctTACTGCGCACACTTCTCCTtctctgcacccgaggcgcctccaagctctatgagggcacctcgggtattgttcatccgaggcacacTTTGCTTTTTagtccctgcaaaacatgttagtccataaAATactaacatatcctgcaaaacaaagttaacacataataaacatagtaacaaaaatattttgacagaCTCCGGACTGTTcggttttgacttcggatttccgaccggaaaccctatgtcgaaccgacacctactgttccctttgcgaggaacacgtcctcacctactccactcaggagagaaTATCTGATGCCAGTCTGaccctccagatcgattggactttctatctagggttaccaccccttagaacCTAGGGTCCCCCCAGGGgtttccgccacctagggttatctccccctaggacctaaggttaccccccttagggttttccaccacctagggttaccatcccctatgacctaaggttactaccccttagggatttccaccacctatggttaccaccccataggacctaaggttaccatcccttaggattttccaccacctagggttaccacccctaggacctaaggttgtcgccccttagagtttccctccacctagggttactacccctaggacctaaggttactgccccttaggattttccttcacctagggttaccaccccctaggacctagggttaccatcccctaagacctagggttaccaccccctagggttttccacctgcctaaccacagttaggacttttctataAACTCATTCGCACATGTTAGATAATAAGACaatttaactttgaactctttgacataatcaaatcatatgttcgatcgtcagatgcttcccgcactacaAATCGCAAGAGCTCCGAACCAAAgaagcttcttgaactctccaatgcaagtatggaatgcaatgcttgctttTCTTGGAAGGAATTGAGTGAGTGAAATGAGGACGTGATGGATCTTATTTATACTAATGAAGGGatataagaacctcttggttcaattagatctcatccatctATTTAAATTGGATGATGTAGATCGCATCTTTTCCTAAGAGACACAATATCTCTTCATTAGATGTTATCCTTTAGGAATCAATGAATGAGATTAAGCCATCCAAAGGGCACTTAAACCTTTCAAGTTGGATGAACAATATTTGTCAATCTTGATCCAACGATCTAGATTTAATTTCCCATTCAATTTaaatttcaacaattgatggaaCCGATATTCGTCAAGAAGACTCCTCGGGAGAGTTGACTTTTGTTGAGAAGACTCGTCGAGAGAGGTGAACGACTCGGCTGTTCGAATTGGCTCGGTAGTTGACACGTCCCATGAAGTCTATGTTGACAAAGTTAAGGACCCAACACATGAACCCTTATTTATCTCCGCATCATGTCACAATATTTTAGCAACTATAATACAATGTTGTTATAAAATAGATATTTCATCTTACTATTATATTGTAACAGCACTTTAGCTcttatcaatactaataacatCATGATTTAACAATTACATAAGTATCATAATATGAgcattttatttttgttcaatATTGACTTAAACCGGTTAATGTtagtcaatattatattataatagttataaatCAGATATTTATTCAATATGTATATTGTGttgtaaaaattatgattttgtaGTTATACGGTTGTATTAGTTATTATTTGATTGTAGTTATTCTAATTGTGTTATAATGATGTTAAAAATAAGGACAGTTTCATAAAGTCGATTCCAATAAAATGAGACTCCCTCTTGATTTTAACcccttttaaaatctttctttgctCCCTGCTTATTCAATTGTTGCCTTTATTATGGAACGAAAGCAACAAGATCAATTTGATTCAGTCTTCTCATCAAACACTTTtacaattcaaataagaaacgaATGAAAAGAACATAAACAATGAGATGAAGGCACATGTATCCAGAACCCAATCTGGCCGACGAAGCTAGTGACCAAAGGGTTCGAAAGAGTTGAACTGGAAGTAACTTGGAAGAAACATGAgaagaaacttggaagaaacaagaGTTTGATTCAAAAAATGATGTTTTTGACTAATGTAAATGGGATGTCAAGAACCTGGAATTGGTCAGAAATGCAAGGTTGACCTTGGGTTGCAATGAGAGTAGAGTGGAAATAGCAACAACCAACCAAGTCAGAgttaacattttttaaaaaatttaatcaagatCTTCCACCTAATTTAATCACTATCGAAATTCCTGGTCAATTTTGCACAAACAAAAATCTCCCGCAAAATCGTCTTGCTGACTAAGACTGAGGGTCAACTGATCTAATAATGATGGAGTAGAATCCGCGTTTACAAGTCAAAGCCACCACCTTTAAGTTCCTACCTCCTTCCATTCAATCGATcatccctctctctctcttcttctaCGCACTTCTCACTGATCGATCAAGGAAAATTAGCATCAAAGAGAGAGAGCGAGATCGAGAGCGATCCGATTGGTCATGGATCAAGAAATCGTTCCGATCAAGTTCTACCGAGGCATAAACTCCTACTGGAGGAGTAGAAGGTACCAAAAACTGGAGAGCTCGGCTCCGGGGAAGAGGGCGATGTCAACACGGCTCGGCGGTGCGGGAGGCAGCGGACGGTGGATCACCCGGCTCCGGCGGCGGATCGGCAAGACCCGTTTCCGGGTCCGGATCCCGTCCCCGGTCAAGATCGTGGCCCGGATCCGAGACGCATACGTGGAGTGGATGCTGTCGGCCGCCGGGAAGGCTCCGGCGGCGCTTAGCGGGTCAGATGCCTGGACGAAACGGATCCCCAAGTCCGGACCCGCGAAGACCAGCTCCAGCGCGTTCGAGCGCAGGTTGATGTTCGAGATCTACAACTCGCTCGTCGTCGCGGGAGAGATCAGATCAAAATGAATCAGTAAAAACAAATAGATTGTTTTATAAATGTAGGATCTGTATCTGTTAATTAGCTCTAAGCGTGTTAAAAACTATTAATTACAATAATATGTAATGAAACGTCTTGAGTAAATTTAGTGTCGGAGGAATTTATTTATCGGGTAATGATACGAtcatttatgtctatttttaaaattttcttttgagatttttttcttgcatatcaatttttttatttatttatgtgcatttaatatataaaattaattaaataaacattcaatttgaaattataaaattatccgtaaataatatttatcaataaaattcATAAACTACATTAATCTTCTTATTAATAAAATGAAACTATATTTAGactgatttaatttaattaaattatcttataaataaatttaaataatatttagttTAGTTTGCTCGTTTACGTTACGGCCCCATGCTTTTTGGACCGGTTGGATCGAGTTGGCTTGAAGGCTTAGTTTGGCTAACAAAACCGGGTTACGAAGCCCTAGCAGTCGTtggctagtctccaagccagatAGGGATCGATGAGCTCTCTACTTCGATCGGGCGGCCACCCCCGTCTCCTCTCCGCCGCCTCTTCCTTCCCGTTCCTCCGCCGCTTCTCCGCTGCGGCTCCAGCGGCCAAAGATGACTGTGGAGACCTCGAGCCCGTCGACCAGCGGAGGCTTCCTGCGGACTACGACCCCGCCACCTTCGATCCTTCGGCGCCGCAACGGAGCCCGCCGTCTGATCGGGTTTGGAGGCTCGTCGACCAGGTCGCCGCGCTTTCCCTCGCCGAGGTCGCTGAGCTATCCGTCATACTCCGGGATAAGATGGGGATGAAGGAGCCCCCGGCTATCGGCATCGCCAACGCCGGGGCTGGCGGGGCCGGCGGATCGGCTGGGGGTGCGGCGGCGGATGGGAAGGAGGAGGCTAAGAAGCAGGAGAAGACGGTGTTCGAGCTTAGGTTGGACTCTTACGATGCTGCTTCCAAGATCAAGGTGATCAAGGAGGTCAGGGGATTTACAGATTTGGGGCTGAAGGAGGCGAAAGAATTGGTGGAGAAGGCACCAGCGGTGATTAAGAAGGGGCTCTCAAAGGAGGAAGCCGAGCAGATCATTGAGAAGATGAAGGCCATTGGTGCTAAGGTTGTCATGGAATGATAAAGAAAGTGAGTTTCTCTCGCGCATCAATTGTGCAATTCTTCAATTCATTATGGAGAAGGATATATGTGCAAATTCGATGCAAAGTTGGAATTTTTATCTCTTGATAACAAATTTGTTTCTGATAGTCTCAGTTATGGGAGTTTGAAGAAGAAAGAGATGATTTTTAATATAAACTAGGAACATGGAAGCATTGGGAGGTATCTCCGAACCCTCTAATTATGCTTCTGTGTAGATTCACATTGTTTTGGGAGCACAAGTGGTCGTGCTTGATGGAACACTATGTAAGGGAAACTGACACTTTCAATTTCACACTGAAGATTATGACAGTGATGATACTAGGCCATCTTTTGCTTCATTAAGCTGTAACATTGATTGCAAAATAAATTGGACATATGCCCCCCAACCAGTTTCTAGATGTTGAAAAATGCTTCAACTTAACCTCCATATTTGAATATGACTCATGCAAATCCATAGTTCTGAATAAAACATTACAAGAAACATCTATATGTTGAACATGAAATTTACATGTTGATAAATTATCATTCTTTatgttatttcattttttttgtgaAGTTACGTTTGACTTATATGGAAGGCTTTTGAATTCACATTTGGAAAAATATCATCTGGAGGTATGGAGCCCTTGTTTGGGCATCCATAAGTCCATATGATGAACATGAAATTCACATGTTTGaataattatgtttatctatGTTATATTTTTGTTCTGAAAATGTTTTTGACTTAGCTAGATGATTTTTCAAGTTCATTTTAGGAAGAATTTCATATAGAGATTAAATGAGCCTTTGTTTGCCCATTTTATCAATTAGTGGCCTTGTTGGGATACTCTCCATCTGTAAATTTTTCTTTGCTTTGCTGTGGACAATTATGTAGCACACTTGTGtcagttttctttcttttccttacaTAATTAGGTCGCAACTTTTAAGTTTGTGGCAATTTATTGGATAATCTCTTAGAATTGTTTTGCATCGGCACTTAGGCTCTCACTAGTCACTAACATTTTTGGTATAGATAGGTTGGTGTAAATGGTCCGATCCCTGCAACGTTGTTGACATAGTTTTGTTCCCCATGGGTGCCAATCCTTATAGACTTACCTTTTTTGGCCATAACGATAGATTTCCTTTTGGATGAGAAAATTGGAACTTTTTTCatgttagttaattgtaagttCATTTTCATGTTAGAACAACTGCCACAGTTGCCACAGTTGCTTATGGGAATGCATATTCTCCCAACCTTAAAAACAAGAAAAGCTAATTACTAATTATGATTGCCACAGAGCACATTTAGAACACAGCCTACATATTCTCATCAGGTTAAGAACTAATTCCAATTCTTCGTAGTCCATACAGTCTTATAAGGAAAATAAGTATAAAAAAGCCTCATTGTTATTTTGAGCAGGTGAAGGATGTGGACTAGTGTTTCCCAAAAGTTTTTCTAAGGTTAGTTTCTATCAGCCTAGTTTTCGTGCAATTTACTTGAAACAATTTGTTGGGTAACTATTACTGTTATGCTGAGAAAATTCCCATGAACAATTAGAAAATTTTGCTAATACATGCCTCTACCTCATACTCTAAGGGATCCACTTTGTTTTTTTGTCAGTGTCACCTgataaaacaaaagaaatgtcCTTTGCTTAGtatcattattttttattaaagaatCCACAAGTTACAGAAATGTTGGATGTTCTTCGGAACTTAGCTAAAAGTGTTGCATTTTATTTGTCGTCCACCAGCCTTTACTTAATTTTATCTTCTATTATCTCTCCTGTTGTCGTCATTATCATAACTGTTTAGGTAGTTGACAAGAAGATCGACCTAGTTTTGAGAGTTTTCGCCTGCCATAGTGTCAAAAAGGTGATAAGACTTGCCCCGTGAGCCCTTCCAAGACCGTCTCAAGTATATTggaagggagtaaatcacggaAGTCATTTGATCAGCCGAGCAGCCTCCTAGGTGAGATGGCCTAGCACAGGATAAACCCATGATTCAAACCCAAGATCTATTGTGGTAAATTCTCATCCGAGTACCAACTCGGTTATGTCTATGGGGGTGTGTTATTGTCTGTCATAACTGGATAGAAGGAAGTCTGGGCTCTGGAGGCTTTCCTATGAATGATTTATGACATGGGATAGATCAATAGTTTGCCAATTACTAATTGGGCATCAAAACCTGAATTGGTTGCAACACAGATTCTGGAAACCTCGCaatagaaattaataaacttTTTACATGTTCAACAAATTCACACACAAAAAAAGTAAGAAGACTATTTCAAGGGTTATGTCACAGTAGGAAAACAAAGTAACAAGGTCTGTGCTAAATACTCATAACACAGTCTAATGTTTTGTATGAAGACTTGCAAAGAATTTTTAGGCTCTGGTAGCAACTTCTCCTTCTGGGTGATAGAAAAGCATCTCCTCCCACATCATCTCTTTGATCGCATCTTCCTTGACATCGTCATCAAAACCAAGATCGACGGGGTCATTAGCATCAGGATCAAGCAGGGGGTCGTAGAGTGAAGCCATATAAGGATGCTGCAGCGCCTTAGTGACATCGATTCTCTTTGATGGATCAAAAACTAACATCTTCTTCAGCAAGTCGATGGCCAAGGGATTGGTATTAGGGTATATGCTAGCGAAATGAACGCCTAGACTCTGTGGTAGTGATTTGATGTACATGCGAGCATGTTCATTGCCAACGAAGTTGAGATCATCATTGCCCTTTAACGCCAAGAACATTGACAATGCGCTCAAGCTAGTTTATATCGTCAGTGCTAGGAAAGAGAGGTCTGCGCCCAAGTAGCTTAGCTAGAATGCAACCGGCAGACCATATATCAATGGAAGTATTGCATCTATTTGAGCAAACAAGCAGCTCTAGTGCTCGATACCATCGAGTAGCAATATATGAACTCATTCCTCTACCACTACGACTCATGAAACGAGCTAATCAGAAATCACCAAGCTTGAGCTTGTAATCGGCGCCATTGACAAAATGTTTTTTTGGCTTCAAGTCTCTGTGAATTACGTTGGCCAAgtgaagatatatatatatatatatatatatatatcgtcaAACCTCCAAAGCGAAACTAGGGCAGACCCAAACTCACCGTCGTGACGCCTTCCTCGACGTGCACCTTCCCTCGGTGTTCCTCCTTGCTCTCAGCTCCTCACGCCCCTCATCGTCCCTCGGTCGCAGCGTTACACGAAAAGGGGGGAGCAAGATGGTACGCTACGTTCTCTCCGACGTCGAGGATTCCACGGTTTTACGGCCCATTGCCTGTCAGCTCGTCCTTAAGGCAGTACGTATTTGTTTCCTCTCCTTGTCTTCTCTGCCTCTGGTTCCCCTCTCTCGGTGTCTCCGCCCTCTTCACTCTCGTAATATTCTACCTATCATTTTAGATCAAGGCGAATTTTGAGGGGGGACGGTGATGTTAGGAGGAAAGGGAGAGTCTTGATTGACGCTTAGATTGTTCGTTTATGTATTTCTTGTGCTATCTGATTTTGGTTAAGGATTCAATTGAATTTTTAACAAATTATAAGTGGGGAAATGTGCATTTTTTAtaacctttttttttgttaataaaaGTCCTTATATCAATTTACATTcgtccaaaagaaaaaaaaaagcattTGTAAGAAGCCGTTGGTTCTTTTCTGCAGAAGACAATCGACAAGGGATCTAGATCGACATCATTAGCAATCAAATAgatatgattcctatgaagtctgttAGCGGGATGTGCCTGTCACTagtgcccctcggtcatacaacaaaAAAACACATACTCTACCTAATGTACATAGTGATGAAGATGATAATTACATTCAACCATCCCACCTTCTTGTAGAGACTTGCtttacctttcaagatgacacccTAGACATCCGTCAACGGGACTACCTGCTACTAGCATCCCTCGGTCATATGATCTAGGGCATCCCTCTACAGGATCCACAAGTATCataaacattcaatcaaatatggtaattaagtccaaacACATAGATCCGCACAAGATCGAATAGATACAAGACATGCTAACAtcatctagataggaaattggtatatctatgagttcttacatcaaatcacaccacaattactcccttaatcctagaataataTATATACCCCATAACACAAAGATAAAGAATCGAAgatataaagattacaagcatacCAATCCAAatcgagagaaaagaagagaaatgtTTATCCAAATGGCAATGAGTGATGCTCAGAACCAATCCTtagcttctggagtcgatgtggaGATGGAGATGGCCTCGGATCGTCGAATCAAAGTCGGAGAAGATGAAGATCGAcaccaagatggatctccccAAGGGGAGAGCCTTCCTCTCGCaagaaaggggaagaaacccccttttatagagcagggTATGGGCATCGCACGACCCATGCCACGACCATGTGGATCCATAGGGCATCTCCCTTTTGGCTCACAGCTGGGATGACACGGTCGTATGAATTCACACGGTCATGTTCTGCTTTGGTTCTGGatgagccacacggtcgtgtggctcacatgacCTAGCTGCTTTTGCTTTCTGGAGATGCTGCACGATCGTGTAGACTCACACAGCCAACCTTTACTTGCTCGTTGGATGTGCTTGTGgggtgacacagccgtgtgggtcacacgatCGTGCCTTGCTCCTTCTCTAGCGAGgggcacacggtcgtgtggcttcaCACGACTTAACAGTTCTTGCTTTCTGCTTCTTTGACAGGGCCTGTGTGGGTCACACGGCCTAGTGCAGTTTGCCTTTCGTTGGTTGTTGCCCGGATTGACCACAAACTCCGTTTTCTCTCTGAATTTGACTCCTatcaacagaaaatgcagaaagagcagatctccgaacaaagaagagtaatcatgctgaaagtaagacaaggggtataaaaatgcatagataaagcatgtgtaaaatatgtgaatgtgcgtcaaaacatgcataaaagtgtatataatctacgcacatcactccgCTGTAAGAACATTAAAAAATTTTTCATAGTAAATGAattaagagaaaagagaaaaaacttTTCTTACCAAATGAGGCACTTAGCTCAAGGTTGACTGGAGTAAGGCCAAAAATATATAGTAGGCCCTCTATAGTTAACTCGGGCAAATTAAATTTTAGGCCTTTCAGATATTCTATTATCGGACCCAAGGTGGGGTCTGTATGAAGGTTCCTTAAATTGGGAGTAGATGGAAGATTTTGTTGCCAAGTTGTAGGATAAGGGGAAGGGGTTGGGAGACGAATGAAGAAGTACCTAACTCTCCATACCTTCTGAGCTGGTACTCGATTAAATAAAATTGCTTTAGGGTGAGACTGAAATTTAAACAGGTCATTTGATATAAGACGGGGAAAAAAGTAATAGTGAA
The genomic region above belongs to Zingiber officinale cultivar Zhangliang chromosome 11A, Zo_v1.1, whole genome shotgun sequence and contains:
- the LOC122031883 gene encoding 50S ribosomal protein L7/L12-like; translated protein: MSSLLRSGGHPRLLSAASSFPFLRRFSAAAPAAKDDCGDLEPVDQRRLPADYDPATFDPSAPQRSPPSDRVWRLVDQVAALSLAEVAELSVILRDKMGMKEPPAIGIANAGAGGAGGSAGGAAADGKEEAKKQEKTVFELRLDSYDAASKIKVIKEVRGFTDLGLKEAKELVEKAPAVIKKGLSKEEAEQIIEKMKAIGAKVVME